The following are encoded together in the Chiloscyllium plagiosum isolate BGI_BamShark_2017 chromosome 19, ASM401019v2, whole genome shotgun sequence genome:
- the LOC122559398 gene encoding uncharacterized protein LOC122559398 — MSLSSLALVFLVSVLILTGAQPSAGAEPETCGAISLCWEVTSSLTSERRQLYLNNNCVLEADRKSGSWFLEPRMQHTLRYSLSNKSSTWRIYTMCPPHLLVDSLNGSGAQMFPIPFANSKIKDSDQSFQFQRSINLGCQGEVFHISEADGVALVLVRAAEFPLKITTVSTALSLSWGFRDCFLEGSPCTLLLFDASGNNVYRETVRDQTDEKIQALTPCECYTSCLTIAGQHDICAASITDPMPPSNLTIISSSAHSLTVYWDKPAFGSFDWFQLDVHLLGRRGEVANPLLQSYSLIQSGTTFLIDGLPACLKVNVSLASVCEVVEMKKSPEIFVVANLAPVKFVKVTQTAGSTDGYVVSWSVTGDPTEIFFYVYKNGALQCAQKQMEYISTGLQPCTQEILTVEAVCRTGAVADSRTITVATAPETITDLFYKRAVDGGFFSWKPPPVFHGVSISIVNTLTVFTRKNYYQVLGLESCTQYQFVFEVVCGHWRSEAITRTEFTGCPVDIPPSGYRSIVVLPETIHVHIYFPWMFSDYMNDPTSRAYVKLATIANSKILQLFLDSGQFSSVEVEMLYLSKSNDTVEMNVAVGVHFSDPTSSLMHLLSGVNHSNVYPMGSGLFWKDEDECANATANDCPVESDCINTFDSFTCVCHQGYFEPSGHERACKDHGVFTRCEPDLMKIIVSKEYLADQLKSGLNLVLNDGSCAVKEGHEYYTFTITEKQDYCRGQLLINETHSIFKHVITNDFHSDLIIREEPLIFEVKCAYLRQSLVNMPLPTPPHIRIFKPIVQYHEEKLQLTMTLYKDHTFSPDAAYGASPVIWLNDDLYLEVKSSGAFGIAFVLQVTSCWATTTPDSQEKRKFHFLQDGCPNDETFRWHSANGASNSSRFSIKMFHFVEVANHPIYLHCQANICHAGAADCLVECSAEQILKRLRRDVLATGSKPVNGIVSVGPIDLWSTTESGALELGAAATNWRDLKVLLSLAGGIIGMMLLMLAVALMKQIIIQKTRSRIAHCLI; from the exons ATGTCCCTGAGTAGTTTGGCCCTGGTTTTCCTTGTCTCTGTGCTGATATTGACAGGAGCCCAACCATCTGCAG GGGCAGAACCAGAAACCTGTGGAGCTATCTCTCTTTGCTGGGAAGTGACATCTAGTCTCACATCTGAGAG AAGGCAACTTTATTTAAACAATAACTGTGTCCTTGAGGCTGACAGAAAATCTGGCTCCTGGTTTCTGGAGCCGAGAATGCAGCACACTCTACGATACTCTCTATCGAACAAGTCATCTACCTGGAGAATCTACACCATGT GTCCTCCACACCTCCTGGTGGATTCCCTAAATGGAAGTGGTGCACAAATGTTTCCCATCCCGTTTGCCAACTCG AAAATCAAAGACTCTGACCAAAGCTTCCAGTTCCAAAGGAGCATCAATCTGGGCTGTCAGGGAGAAGTGTTTCACATCTCTGAGGCAGATGGTGTAGCTCTGGTATTAG TTCGTGCTGCCGAATTCCCCTTGAAGATCACTACAGTTAGCACTGCTCTGAGTCTCTCTTGGGGTTTCAGAGACTGTTTCCTTGAGGGTTCACCTTGCACCCTTCTGTTGTTCGACGCGAGTGGCAACAATGTGTATCGAGAGACTGTCCGAGATCAGACCGATGAAAAAATCCAAGCCCTAACACCATGTGAATGTTACACGTCATGTTTGACTATTGCAGGGCAGCATGATATCTGTGCTGCAAGCATTACAG ACCCTATGCCACCTAGTAACTTAACCATAATCAGTTCGAGTGCTCATAGCCTTACTGTTTACTGGGACAAACCAGCTTTTGGAAGCTTTGACTGGTTCCAACTTGACGTCCACTTGCTTGGACGGAGGGGCGAGGTCGCTAATCCATTACTTCAGTCTTACAGTTTGATacaaagtggaacaacatttctTATTGATGGACTGCCAGCTTGCCTGAAAGTGAACGTTTCTCTCGCATCTGTGTGTGAAGTGGTTGAGATGAAGAAAAGCCCAGAGATCTTTGTGGTGGCAAATCTAG CTCCTGTGAAGTTTGTAAAAGTTACTCAGACAGCTGGTTCCACTGATGGTTATGTCGTGTCCTGGTCCGTGACAGGCGATCCAACAGAAATATTCTTCTATGTTTACAAAAATGGAGCCCTGCAATGTGCCCAGAAACAGATGGAATACATTTCAACTGGGCTCCAACCTTGTACCCAAGAGATACTAACAGTAGAGGCTGTTTGTAGGACTGGTGCAGTGGCAGACTCGAGAACAATCACTGTGGCAACAG CTCCTGAAACAATCACTGATTTGTTCTACAAGCGAGCTGTTGATGGAGGCTTTTTCTCCTGGAAACCCCCACCAGTATTTCATGGTGTTTCTATCAGCATTGTTAACACATTAACAGTTTTCACCAGGAAGAATTATTACCAAGTGCTGGGCTTAGAATCTTGCACCCAATACCAGTTTGTGTTTGAAGTAGTCTGTGGGCACTGGAGGAGTGAAGCTATCACCAGGACTGAGTTCACAG GTTGTCCTGTAGACATCCCGCCTTCTGGTTATAGAAGCATTGTGGTGCTGCCAGAAACAATACATGTCCACATTTACTTTCCTTGGATGTTTTCTGATTACATGAATGATCCGACTTCTAGAGCATACGTAAAGCTGGCAACTATTGCTAATTCCAAG ATTCTGCAGTTATTCCTGGATTCTGGTCAATTCTCCAGCgtagaagtagagatgttgtaCTTGTCAAAAAGCAATGATACAGTTGAGATGAATGTTGCAGTGGGTGTCCACTTCAGTGACCCCACCTCAAGCCTTATGCATCTCTTGTCCGGTGTGAATCACTCTAATGTGTATCCAATGGGCAGTGGACTGTTCTGGAAAG ATGAGGATGAATGTGCAAATGCTACAGCTAATGATTGCCCAGTGGAATCAGACTGCATCAACACGTTTGATTCTTTCACATGCGTTTGTCATCAAGGATACTTCGAACCCAGTGGACATGAGAGAGCTTGTAAAG ATCACGGAGTATTCACAAGGTGTGAACCAGatttaatgaaaataattgtgTCAAAAGAATATTTGGCAGATCAGTTGAAGTCCGGATTGAATCTGGTCTTGAACGATGGTAGCTGTGCTGTCAAGGAAGGGCACGAATACTACACCTTTACAATCACTGAAAAGCAGGATTACTGTAGAGGACAGCTGCTG ATAAATGAGACACACAGTATATTTAAACATGTCATCACTAATGACTTCCATTCTGATTTAATAATCAGAGAAGAGCCGTTAATATTTGAAGTGAAATGTGCCTATCTACGTCAATCCTTGGTGAATATGCCTCTGCCAACTCCCCCACACATCAG GATTTTTAAGCCCATCGTGCAGTACCATGAAGAAAAACTCCAACTCACTATGACCCTCTACAAAGACCATACTTTCTCGCCTGATGCTGCTTATGGTGCAAGCCCAGTGATTTGGCTGAATGATGATCTCTATTTGGAGGTCAAATCCTCTGGGGCTTTTGGCATTGCGTTTGTGCTGCAAGTAACTTCGTGTTGGGCAACGACCACACCTGACTCTCAAGAGAAAAGGAAATTCCACTTCCTTCAGGATGG CTGTCCTAATGATGAGACCTTCAGATGGCATTCTGCAAATGGAGCTTCCAATAGTAGTCGCTTTTCCATCAAGATGTTTCACTTTGTTGAGGTAGCAAACCACCCCATCTATCTTCATTGTCAAGCCAATATCTGTCACGCTGGGGCTGCTGATTGCTTAGTG GAATGTTCCGCTGAGCAGATTCTTAAAAGACTAAGACGGGATGTATTGGCAACAGGCTCTAAGCCAGTGAATGGGATTGTCTCTGTTGGACCCATTGACCTGTGGAGTACAACTGAAAGTGGGGCTTTAGAGCTGGGAGCTGCAGCAACAAACT